In the Bacteroidales bacterium genome, one interval contains:
- a CDS encoding DUF5020 family protein: MRRILLIIMTIATVYSYAQNLQVHYDMGKDRGFITTTVEMFKPDKMGNTFFFIDMNYDAGGIEGIALAYWEIARVFKTEAMPFGIQVEYNGGFGQFMANDHLNGYFINDAWLAGIDYSINAKDFSKGISFKALYKHIRNKTNASFQLTTVWFVNFLKGKMTFRGFADFWKEDSDFNFDGISDADFIFLSEPQIWYHINDHFSFGGEVELSNNFGNMDGFNVMPTLGVKWIF; this comes from the coding sequence ATGAGAAGAATATTGTTGATTATTATGACTATTGCCACTGTTTATTCATATGCGCAGAATCTTCAAGTTCATTATGATATGGGTAAAGATCGTGGTTTTATTACCACAACTGTAGAAATGTTTAAACCCGACAAAATGGGAAATACTTTTTTCTTTATCGATATGAATTATGATGCTGGTGGTATTGAGGGAATAGCCTTAGCTTATTGGGAAATAGCCAGAGTTTTTAAAACAGAGGCTATGCCGTTTGGTATTCAAGTAGAATACAATGGCGGATTTGGTCAGTTTATGGCTAATGATCATCTAAATGGCTATTTTATTAATGATGCTTGGTTAGCCGGTATAGACTATTCTATTAATGCAAAGGATTTCTCTAAAGGTATCTCTTTTAAGGCGCTTTATAAACATATCAGGAATAAGACCAATGCTTCTTTTCAGTTAACTACTGTTTGGTTTGTTAATTTTTTAAAAGGAAAAATGACTTTTAGAGGTTTTGCCGATTTTTGGAAAGAAGATAGCGATTTTAATTTTGATGGTATTTCAGATGCGGATTTTATCTTTTTATCTGAGCCTCAGATTTGGTATCATATTAATGACCATTTTTCTTTTGGAGGGGAAGTTGAATTGAGCAATAACTTTGGCAATATGGATGGCTTTAATGTAATGCCCACCCTAGGTGTTAAATGGATTTTTTAG
- a CDS encoding mechanosensitive ion channel — MENEFLTFSNFELLFFGSMALLLFVSLLILKRFIPFLIKSETKKSILKQYMAIIEIAIWSLFTIITIQQLSDSNKLYSWALFLILIISGFWILWFSIKDFIAGALFKMHKDFREKDIIQVDNFEGKIIEMGNRLLKIESDSGEVIYIPYSKLNQQTIIKVHPGEMVLSHAFTLSTSKSEKSEKLMEKIRFEVLSLPWASIKRPPKVEIIHEDDNSFIFEIKLYSLEKQYFFKMEQEIRKKFEQN; from the coding sequence ATGGAAAACGAATTTTTAACGTTCTCAAATTTTGAGCTCCTATTTTTTGGAAGCATGGCTTTACTCCTATTTGTAAGCTTACTTATTTTAAAACGCTTTATTCCCTTTTTAATTAAAAGCGAAACCAAGAAAAGCATTTTAAAACAGTATATGGCTATCATAGAAATTGCTATTTGGTCGCTTTTTACCATTATTACCATACAACAGCTATCCGACTCTAACAAGCTATATTCCTGGGCATTATTTCTAATACTGATAATAAGTGGCTTTTGGATTTTATGGTTTTCTATTAAAGACTTTATTGCCGGAGCATTATTTAAGATGCATAAAGATTTCCGCGAAAAAGATATAATCCAGGTCGATAATTTTGAGGGTAAAATTATTGAAATGGGTAATCGTTTGCTAAAAATTGAGAGCGACTCAGGTGAAGTTATTTATATTCCTTACAGCAAACTAAATCAACAAACTATTATTAAAGTACATCCCGGCGAAATGGTTTTAAGCCACGCTTTTACCTTGAGCACCTCCAAAAGTGAAAAATCTGAAAAGCTAATGGAGAAAATCCGCTTTGAAGTTTTAAGCCTTCCGTGGGCTTCTATAAAACGACCACCAAAAGTGGAGATTATCCACGAAGATGATAATAGTTTTATTTTTGAAATAAAGCTATATAGTCTTGAAAAACAATACTTTTTTAAGATGGAACAAGAGATTAGAAAGAAGTTTGAACAAAATTAA
- a CDS encoding amino acid permease gives MPKKFGTFAGVFTPSLLTILGVIMYLRLGWVVGQAGIYAAIGLIILAHIISISTGLTLSSIATDKKIKTGGIYYMLSRSLGLPIGGAIGITLFIGTAFSIALYIVGFVENFIAIEAISNFLGMEGSINDTRIIGSLVIVLLVILAYTSTSIALKAQFFILGAIALSLISIIVGIFTQADVQQTVNSINVAPEAPNLIVIFAIFFPAVTGFTAGVAMSGDLKSPKTSIPLGTLAAIGVGFVVYISLALFFALYVDRDLLINDTNFLQKIAWFSPLVIAGIWGATLSSALGGLLGAPRILQAMSIDKITPKLFAKGAGKNNEPRQALIFTFIIAELGILIGELDIIAAIVSMFYIAAYGFINLAYVLERWANSDFRPSLKIPKWIGIIGFITSVGVMFKIDTLSMGVSLLILFGIYILLKRKEVQGNMSNVWQSVWTSLARSSLNKISQNPLSENNWEPNIILFSGGTNKRTHLLDLGSNFVGSHGFLSNFDLILKEDSRFLFSKKGQNITSQSSKKYPGVFTRQQSVNDIYNGIEMVAQTYGFSGIEPNTVMMGWARHSKEPIRFIQSINNLVAFDMNVLLVDYDNKRGFGKRKKIDVWWRGGSSNGNLALYLSKFLISSEEWIGAQIRLIIVNNQSELTSSIYEISGNILENLRIEAEIIVIDNEIEQKSFYEIIEKESIDTDLTFLGFPPLETGKEQEFVDKTNELCQNIGTVVLIKSSSLFKEMHLGKLLFNKDKEIYKAENRVDKPILKKPKLPKDIALANAFTDFTSQLQNIHSTFITNKLSTISEFNKNIIQNLNDIVDHSFKNLNSRLEANQTEDSFKKVIIAQHSLLMRAQNQYLTNLDNEQIPKITEETKNEIFIFIEQLNKIIKYSPLRVKITRTKDEILNFDIKDTETRKAKNRLKPIWMLVNSFPYYVNFQSLLDTHFPHKIYENVYHSLIEFDQLNYKMGNAFNNSMQKISDVFETLKPENLQTELPTKEDINSKHNKIHTFIEELNQKLNDSIKNIESHSYEKQLSYLNAFSEQLSGLFPNAYENHSIDYYAHSKKLKKQLISFTDLYSQNLHLIYNRSFLNNGLLQFNQQVRLYINTERLNLLKSIKTNCLQPIKRLKESLNNLKEKNQATNENVHELIQSYAPNSDYSISQQLLDINDIRNKKIKSALNIFPEKLELYSDSIRKDTGSAFFVLEGVQASVNRTVDYLIEKELSNDLQEFIFKLGSELQQLQNEFKKLLRQINLFDEQKDDTENQLDWETLITLSIEKLASLNLAFEEKVNELSLFFEAKELNIRKILQLHTFVLSLTNLKQYIRLQTQKRKFEKIRIQIKRFNTFLENQLNKIWYNQSSGLILARKLSKAMLKKETRVDDLLRFNDSVNIPNSLLKKLPDYYRQLFLRKQFYLKDFWVGRDTEFNSALHSFQHFRNGYKGGILITGERNSGKSFFLNQLLNKLNIQGEVYQIPAPFAGSISPADLLSSFQTALEKSGTFSDILNSLPNESVLVIDDLELWWEKSPNGMRVIDQLMKMVQDYSHKHLFLFACDINTFQLINSYRKIESNFINLIELSPLSAKEIKDAILKRHTSSGMQFHYKNTTETAFRSWHYARLFSSYFSYSEGNIGNALHSWIANINKIENNTLFIQKPIQPKLVIFNYLETEWMIFIMQFILHKRMNINKLIRVSHEPRHSVQVKINILIRAGILNKMTDGVLELNPYMLPFLQKALIKRQLF, from the coding sequence AAAATAAAAACCGGTGGTATTTATTATATGCTATCGCGAAGTTTAGGCTTACCAATTGGTGGAGCCATAGGTATTACCTTATTTATTGGAACAGCCTTTAGCATAGCTCTTTATATAGTTGGTTTTGTCGAAAATTTTATTGCAATAGAAGCCATTTCAAACTTTTTAGGAATGGAAGGTAGCATTAACGATACCAGAATAATAGGTTCGTTGGTTATTGTTCTTTTAGTGATATTAGCATACACTTCAACCTCTATTGCTCTTAAAGCGCAATTTTTTATTTTAGGAGCTATTGCATTATCACTTATAAGCATTATTGTTGGTATTTTCACACAAGCCGATGTTCAACAGACAGTTAACAGTATAAACGTAGCTCCCGAAGCTCCTAATCTAATTGTTATTTTTGCTATTTTCTTCCCAGCGGTTACAGGTTTTACTGCCGGAGTGGCTATGTCGGGCGATTTAAAATCGCCAAAAACTTCCATTCCTCTTGGTACATTAGCAGCTATTGGAGTGGGTTTTGTAGTATATATATCGCTTGCATTATTCTTTGCGCTATATGTCGATCGTGATTTATTAATTAATGATACAAATTTCTTACAAAAAATTGCTTGGTTCTCTCCTTTGGTTATTGCCGGTATTTGGGGAGCAACATTATCTTCGGCTTTAGGCGGATTATTAGGTGCTCCACGAATCTTACAAGCAATGTCTATAGATAAGATTACACCTAAATTATTTGCAAAAGGAGCCGGTAAAAATAATGAACCTCGTCAAGCATTAATATTTACTTTTATTATTGCCGAATTAGGTATTTTAATTGGTGAACTGGATATAATCGCTGCAATTGTTTCTATGTTTTACATAGCTGCTTACGGATTTATAAACCTTGCTTATGTTCTTGAAAGATGGGCTAATTCTGACTTCCGTCCTAGTTTAAAGATACCAAAATGGATAGGAATAATCGGATTTATTACCAGCGTAGGTGTTATGTTTAAAATTGATACTTTATCGATGGGAGTATCTCTACTAATCCTATTTGGTATTTATATACTACTAAAACGCAAAGAAGTTCAAGGAAATATGAGTAATGTTTGGCAAAGTGTATGGACTTCGTTAGCCCGCTCAAGCCTGAATAAAATTAGTCAAAACCCGCTAAGTGAAAATAACTGGGAACCAAATATTATTTTATTCAGCGGAGGCACCAATAAACGAACTCACCTTTTAGACTTAGGAAGTAATTTTGTAGGTAGCCACGGTTTCTTATCTAACTTTGATTTAATTCTAAAAGAAGATTCTCGCTTCTTATTTTCTAAAAAGGGTCAGAATATCACCAGTCAATCCAGCAAAAAATACCCCGGTGTATTCACACGCCAACAATCGGTTAACGATATATACAATGGTATAGAAATGGTCGCTCAAACGTATGGCTTTTCGGGTATAGAACCAAATACCGTTATGATGGGATGGGCTCGTCATAGTAAAGAACCAATACGTTTTATACAAAGTATAAATAATTTGGTGGCCTTTGATATGAATGTACTCTTAGTTGATTACGACAATAAACGAGGATTTGGGAAGCGCAAAAAAATAGATGTTTGGTGGCGAGGTGGCAGCAGTAATGGAAACTTGGCTTTATATCTTTCTAAATTTCTAATAAGTTCAGAAGAATGGATAGGAGCGCAAATCAGGTTAATAATTGTAAACAATCAATCTGAATTAACATCATCCATTTACGAAATATCCGGAAATATACTGGAAAATTTACGTATAGAAGCTGAGATTATCGTTATTGATAACGAAATAGAACAAAAGAGTTTTTACGAAATCATTGAAAAAGAATCGATTGATACAGATTTAACATTCTTGGGATTTCCTCCATTAGAAACAGGGAAAGAACAAGAATTTGTGGATAAAACGAATGAACTATGTCAAAATATTGGTACTGTAGTGCTTATTAAGAGCTCTTCACTTTTTAAGGAGATGCACTTAGGAAAGCTTTTGTTTAATAAAGACAAAGAGATATATAAAGCTGAAAATAGAGTTGACAAACCTATATTGAAGAAACCAAAACTTCCAAAAGATATCGCATTAGCTAATGCTTTTACAGATTTCACATCACAATTACAAAATATTCACTCTACTTTCATTACCAATAAACTCAGTACTATTAGTGAGTTTAACAAAAATATTATTCAGAATCTTAACGATATAGTAGATCACAGTTTCAAGAATCTAAATAGTCGTCTCGAAGCTAACCAAACCGAAGACAGTTTTAAGAAAGTAATTATAGCACAACACAGCTTGCTTATGCGAGCCCAAAACCAATACTTAACTAATTTAGATAACGAGCAGATACCTAAGATAACAGAAGAGACAAAAAACGAGATTTTCATCTTTATTGAACAATTAAACAAAATTATAAAATATAGTCCGCTACGAGTAAAAATTACGCGTACAAAAGATGAAATTTTAAACTTTGATATTAAAGATACAGAAACAAGAAAGGCAAAAAACCGATTAAAACCTATTTGGATGCTAGTTAACAGTTTTCCGTATTACGTTAACTTCCAAAGTCTTCTCGACACACATTTTCCTCATAAAATATATGAAAATGTTTACCACTCATTAATAGAATTCGATCAGTTAAACTATAAAATGGGTAATGCTTTTAATAACAGTATGCAGAAAATTTCGGATGTATTTGAAACATTAAAACCCGAAAATCTTCAAACGGAATTACCTACTAAAGAAGATATTAACTCAAAACATAATAAGATACATACATTTATTGAAGAGCTAAATCAGAAACTCAATGACAGCATTAAAAACATTGAGTCTCACTCTTACGAAAAACAGCTTTCTTATTTGAATGCTTTCTCAGAACAGCTATCAGGATTATTTCCAAATGCTTACGAAAATCATAGTATCGACTATTATGCTCACAGTAAAAAATTAAAGAAACAATTAATTTCATTTACAGATCTTTACAGTCAGAATCTACATCTAATATACAATCGAAGCTTTCTTAATAACGGACTTTTACAATTCAACCAGCAAGTTCGTCTTTATATTAATACAGAGCGTTTAAACCTATTAAAAAGTATAAAAACCAACTGTTTACAACCCATAAAAAGACTAAAAGAATCTCTTAATAATTTAAAAGAAAAGAATCAGGCAACCAATGAAAATGTACATGAGCTTATTCAGAGTTACGCCCCTAATTCAGACTATTCTATTTCTCAGCAATTATTAGATATTAATGATATTAGAAATAAAAAAATTAAATCCGCACTTAATATTTTTCCCGAAAAACTTGAACTTTATTCTGACAGTATAAGAAAAGATACAGGCTCGGCATTTTTTGTATTAGAAGGAGTTCAAGCCTCGGTAAACCGCACGGTAGATTATCTGATTGAAAAAGAATTAAGTAATGATTTACAAGAATTTATCTTCAAATTAGGATCAGAGCTTCAACAGTTACAGAATGAATTTAAAAAACTGCTTAGACAGATAAATTTATTTGATGAACAAAAAGATGATACCGAAAATCAACTCGATTGGGAAACCCTTATCACTTTATCTATAGAAAAACTGGCAAGTCTGAATCTTGCATTTGAAGAGAAAGTAAATGAACTTTCGCTATTCTTTGAGGCCAAAGAGTTAAATATCAGAAAAATATTACAACTACATACCTTTGTTTTAAGTCTTACAAACTTAAAACAATACATTAGGCTACAAACACAAAAACGCAAATTTGAGAAGATCAGAATACAAATAAAACGATTTAATACTTTCCTTGAGAATCAACTAAATAAGATTTGGTATAATCAGAGTAGCGGGCTCATACTTGCTCGTAAGCTAAGCAAAGCAATGCTCAAAAAAGAAACTCGTGTCGATGATCTATTACGTTTTAACGATAGCGTAAACATCCCCAATTCTCTTTTGAAAAAACTACCCGATTATTACAGACAGCTCTTTTTACGTAAGCAATTCTACCTTAAAGATTTCTGGGTAGGTAGAGATACAGAATTCAATTCTGCTCTACACAGTTTCCAACATTTTAGAAATGGCTATAAAGGAGGTATTTTAATTACCGGCGAAAGAAATTCCGGTAAAAGTTTCTTTTTGAATCAGCTACTAAATAAGTTAAATATTCAAGGTGAAGTCTATCAGATACCGGCTCCATTTGCAGGCTCTATCTCTCCTGCCGATTTACTTTCGAGTTTTCAAACCGCTTTGGAAAAATCCGGAACATTCTCTGATATTTTAAATAGTCTTCCTAATGAAAGTGTTCTTGTTATTGATGACTTAGAACTTTGGTGGGAAAAAAGTCCAAATGGAATGCGAGTAATAGATCAATTAATGAAAATGGTTCAAGACTACTCTCATAAGCATTTATTTCTGTTTGCCTGTGACATTAATACTTTTCAACTAATAAATAGTTACCGGAAAATTGAAAGTAACTTTATAAACCTAATCGAACTCTCGCCATTAAGTGCAAAAGAAATAAAGGATGCTATTTTGAAGAGGCATACTTCTTCCGGAATGCAATTCCATTATAAAAACACAACAGAAACGGCTTTCCGTTCTTGGCATTATGCACGCCTGTTTTCCAGTTATTTTTCTTATTCGGAAGGCAATATTGGCAATGCCTTACACAGTTGGATAGCGAATATCAATAAAATAGAAAATAACACCCTATTTATTCAAAAACCTATTCAGCCAAAGCTTGTAATTTTCAATTATCTGGAAACCGAATGGATGATTTTCATAATGCAGTTTATTTTACATAAACGAATGAATATAAATAAACTAATTAGAGTTTCTCACGAACCCCGACATAGCGTTCAGGTTAAGATTAATATTTTAATACGTGCAGGCATACTTAATAAAATGACAGATGGTGTTCTGGAGTTAAATCCATATATGTTACCATTTCTTCAAAAAGCACTAATTAAAAGGCAATTGTTTTAA